A stretch of the bacterium genome encodes the following:
- a CDS encoding ABC transporter ATP-binding protein gives MNAIEVKHISKSFGDVQALQDVSLSIRQGDFFGLLGPNGAGKTTLMRVLCGLLEPDGGELRILDSKLERWQIPFALGVVPQDIALYDMLTAQGNLELFGKLRGLSGKTLAQRVEHVLEQIGLSDRRKSRVKGFSGGMKRRLNLGVALLAEPRVLLLDEPTVGVDPQSRASIFELLESLHQSGVTILYTTHYMEEAERLCRTIAILDHGKVLGLGSLEELITLVKTPRFVRVMLRSEEEKAPDLHGASRRSSGLRVDYVPQSNDGLAEILAQLAEFRGAQRVEVVSPNLEMLFLELTGRELRDA, from the coding sequence ATGAACGCAATTGAAGTCAAACATATCTCGAAGAGTTTCGGAGATGTGCAGGCCCTGCAGGATGTTTCACTAAGCATCAGGCAGGGCGATTTCTTTGGACTGCTCGGCCCTAACGGCGCGGGCAAGACTACGCTGATGCGAGTGCTGTGCGGGCTGCTCGAGCCGGACGGCGGAGAGCTGCGCATTCTGGACAGCAAACTTGAGCGTTGGCAAATTCCGTTCGCGCTCGGAGTGGTTCCGCAGGATATCGCACTCTACGACATGCTCACGGCGCAGGGCAATCTCGAACTGTTCGGCAAACTGCGCGGCCTGTCTGGCAAGACTCTTGCTCAACGCGTGGAGCACGTGCTGGAGCAGATCGGGCTTTCGGATCGCAGAAAGTCGCGGGTCAAGGGGTTTTCCGGCGGAATGAAGCGGAGGCTTAATCTGGGAGTCGCGTTACTTGCCGAACCGCGTGTGCTGCTGCTTGACGAACCAACCGTCGGAGTCGATCCGCAGTCGCGCGCGAGTATCTTCGAGCTGCTCGAATCACTTCATCAGAGCGGCGTGACGATTTTATATACGACGCACTATATGGAAGAGGCCGAACGCTTGTGCAGAACGATCGCGATTCTCGACCACGGAAAAGTCCTGGGACTTGGATCTCTTGAGGAGTTGATTACGCTGGTCAAGACGCCGCGTTTCGTGCGGGTCATGCTGCGGAGCGAGGAAGAGAAGGCGCCGGACCTGCACGGAGCGTCGCGCCGAAGCTCCGGTCTGCGAGTGGATTATGTTCCGCAATCCAATGACGGATTGGCGGAGATACTCGCGCAGCTTGCGGAGTTTCGCGGGGCGCAGCGCGTGGAAGTGGTTTCGCCGAATCTGGAAATGTTGTTTCTCGAACTCACCGGACGGGAGCTGCGCGACGCATGA